TCCACGATGTCGAGCGGCGGGTGGAAGCGGTGCTCGGCCGTCTTGCGGGCCGCGATCTCGGCCGGATCCTCGTCGGTCACCCAGCCCGTGTCGACGCTGTTCATGTGGATGCCGTCGGCCACGTAGTCCGCCGCCGACGTGCGCGTCATCATGTTCAGCGCGGCCTTGGCCATGTTGGTGTGCGGGTGCCGCGTGGTCTTGAACCGGCGGTAGAACTGCCCCTCCACGGCCGACACGTTCACGATGTGCTTGTCGCGCTCGGGCGTGCGCATCATCAGCGGCTTGAGGCGCGCGTTGAGGATGAAAGGCGCCACCGCGTTCACAAGGTGCACCTCCAGCAGCTCCACCGAAGGCACCTCGTCCATCTGCAGGCGCCACGAGTTGCGCCCGCGCAGGTCCACCTGCTGGAGGTCCTGGTCCAGCCGGCCCACGGGAAAGAGGTGCGACGGCACCGCCTCGTCGTCGTCCAGCAGCGGCACCTGCGACAGCTCGGCGGCGTGCGTGAGGCCGGCCACGTCCGCCAGGCGCGCGCGCACGGCGGGCGCGCCGCCGGCCGGCAGCAGGTCGGGCCCGCGCAGGCCCTCGTACGCGCCCAGCAGGCCGCGCACGTGCTCGGGCAACGCGTGAGCCGGCGCGGTCTCGCCCTCCATCATGTGCCGGTAGAAGTCCGGCGGGCGGCGCACCGTCTGGCAGGCGTTGTTGACGATGAAGTCCAGCCGGTCGCGCGTGTCCAGCAGGTGGGTGCAGAATGCCTCCACGCTGGGCGTGTGGCGCAGGTCCAGCCCGAACACCTCCAGCCGGTGCCCCCACTCCGCGAAGTCCGGCTCCGCCGCGTAGCGCGCGGCGGAGTCGCGCGGGAAGCGCGTGGTGACGATGAGGTGCGCGCCCGCCCGCAGCAGCTTGATCCCCGCCTGGTAGCCGATCTTCACCCGCCCGCCGGTGAGCAGCGCCACGCGGCCGGTCAGGTCCGCCGTCTCGGTGCGCTTCACGAAGTTCAGCGCCGCGCAGGTCGGGCAGAGCTGGTCGTAGAAGTGGTGCAGCGCGGTGTAGTCGCGCTTGCAGATGTAGCAGTTGAGCCGCTCGGGCGCCTCCTGGAAACCTTCGTCCGCGACCGCCTCGCCGTGGGCGTCGAAGCCGGTGGGCGGGAAGAGGTTGGGCGTCTGGAACACCGCCTCGCGCCGCAGCCGGCGGATGCCCGTCTCCTGGAGCACCGTCTCGGCCTGGCCCACGTGCGCGGCCTTGCGGTCGCGCTTGGAGGCGCGCAGCATCGTCCGCCGCTCGTCCGCGTCGGGGCGCGAGGCGCGGCCGGCAGCCTCCATCAGCCGCTTGCGCTCGTCCGTCGTGAGCAGCAGGAGCAGCGCGCGGTCGGCGACGACCTCCTCCAGCAGCTCGGCGGCGGCCATGGCGCGCTCCACGAACGCGTCGGCGCCGTCCAGCGCGTCGGAGACTTCGGGCAGGTCGATCTCGGCGAGGGACATCGGCTCTCTATCGGATAGCGGCGCGGGCGCCGGGGGATGCACATCGTCCGGATGCTTCGTGCCGGGCGTAAACCGTGGCCCGGCATGGCGATGAAAAGACGCGAAAGATAACACCTCCCGCTCCGCAGGTGCAGTCGGGGTCCCAGAGCACGCGAAACGGCCCCGCGGAGCAAACGCCGCGGGGCCGTCGTTTCGGAGCTTCGATGGGTGCGACTTCAACCCACCATGCG
The window above is part of the Longimicrobiaceae bacterium genome. Proteins encoded here:
- a CDS encoding SDR family oxidoreductase encodes the protein MSLAEIDLPEVSDALDGADAFVERAMAAAELLEEVVADRALLLLLTTDERKRLMEAAGRASRPDADERRTMLRASKRDRKAAHVGQAETVLQETGIRRLRREAVFQTPNLFPPTGFDAHGEAVADEGFQEAPERLNCYICKRDYTALHHFYDQLCPTCAALNFVKRTETADLTGRVALLTGGRVKIGYQAGIKLLRAGAHLIVTTRFPRDSAARYAAEPDFAEWGHRLEVFGLDLRHTPSVEAFCTHLLDTRDRLDFIVNNACQTVRRPPDFYRHMMEGETAPAHALPEHVRGLLGAYEGLRGPDLLPAGGAPAVRARLADVAGLTHAAELSQVPLLDDDEAVPSHLFPVGRLDQDLQQVDLRGRNSWRLQMDEVPSVELLEVHLVNAVAPFILNARLKPLMMRTPERDKHIVNVSAVEGQFYRRFKTTRHPHTNMAKAALNMMTRTSAADYVADGIHMNSVDTGWVTDEDPAEIAARKTAEHRFHPPLDIVDGAARIVDPIISGFNTGRHVHGLFLKDYGPVAW